A stretch of DNA from Lotus japonicus ecotype B-129 chromosome 4, LjGifu_v1.2:
ATATTGGAATGACGAACTCAGAAGGCTGGAACAGAAGTAAATGAACATGAGAATTGAATAGCAACAACTATcacattaaatttattaaaaaaaatgccCCATCTCTGAATAATGTTTGGCAAGAAATTCAACTCTGAACAAAGAATATTGAGTAACTCTGGATACAAACACTATCAGCTGATGCAGCTCAGACTCAGTTAAAAATTATGTGTAAATATTGCCAAATAAACTCTGTTGTCGAGCAGTACTTCAGCACTATATTTACGTCAGTACAAAAAGAAAGGGGAGATAACTACCTATAGTAATGTATATTTAAGTTTTGTATTCATTGAGACGCATCCATTTTGTACATGACCACTTATCACCCTTAATCACTGGACAACCACCTGAAAATTATCAAGAAAATAGATAGGCTTGTTAACTTGTCTActttaaaaatgaaatttagcTGAAACAAGAGCACTTCAGAAATATTAAGACGATCATAAAAGAGCAACTAACCGTGCAAACTCGATGTATCTGCAGTTGTATCAGGCTTCATACTCCAGAAAAGTAAAGCATCACCCCTTTTTGGCTTAATTGACAGTCCTTTTTTTCCACAATCAGAGAGCTCATTCCACCAAGGTACAGCGCTAAAATTTCCCTTGGCAGATGGGAACACTGTCTCACCCCCTTCTTCAACATCGGAACTGTCATTAAGATTAAAAAAGTGCACAACAATTAGCATCTGTCTTTTTATCCAAGACAAATTGAAGTTAACAACATCTAAGGCAATTGAAGGCTCTTACAGGTACATCAGCATTGTTGCTAGACGCTGACCACCGTTCTTAGTGTTAAACTCGTCCATAAAGTAGTCATAATGAGAAtcatacttttgtccaacttcATAATGGAGAACTTGAAGTCCTTCACCATGCTCTGCATATTGGGAGACACACCTTATTAATGGTTTTTTAAGTATATGCTGAAAAATAACTTACTATCTGAGCATCATAGTCCAGATGGTAAAGACAATTAAAAATATTCCTTCTTGTTGGCTTGGTGGAAAATCAGTTTTAAAATAACTCTTATCCAAAGCCCTTCATAAATGGAGTGCATATAGCCACACAACATGGTGAGCCattcattttcaaaattctaaagaaagaaaacaaaggcAAACAAAACACAGTAATGTCAGGAGCTGATAGATGGAATTCAAACATATCTTATTGAAAGTAGAAGCACAGGCTAGACATGTACATATTGCTAAAAAACAATATGGTCATCATCACTGATATGATTTCCAAAGAACTCTGCTGCATTACAtgatttttctttccttttcataTACAGAAAGGCCTAAAGATGCATCAAGGTAAACATCAAGAATAATGAATCACAAACACAAACTTCAATTCGACAAATTCAGTTTCATATTCAGTCACGGAAAATGTATGGTACACAGACTAATTTTAAAGATTGATTCAGTATTTAAGTCacaaaatatagaaaatattttaattaccAACTGGAAAGCATATAACAGATGAATTATTATATACACaatgagataaaaaaattataacactGGGTGTTAGGCATGCAAAATATGGAATTACATAGAAAATAACTGTAAATTAATCTTTTATCTATTTTAGGATTTCATTTTATCAATATAAGAAATTTCTATACTCTCAATCATCAAATACATTGCCACAGCATTTGCAAGAGCACGAATTcttaatggaaaaaaaaagagaaagtgaTACCTATGGGTATAAACGTATAATCGGCAATTCTTTTCTCAATATTCCTCACAATTTTATCACGTCCTCTCGCCAGAAAAGTTCCAGAGCTTGTCCGTGCTCTAAATACAAAAGGAATATGTTAACAAACGGA
This window harbors:
- the LOC130713035 gene encoding probable prolyl 4-hydroxylase 10, encoding MVKLRHSRMVSRKSSPMSWTLTLTLFVSFIFLVLILLILGVLSFPNASSDSGVPKPNDLNSIARNAIRNEGDDNGPREKWVELISWEPRAFLYHNFLTKEECEYLINIAKPHMRKSTVVDSETGKSKDSRARTSSGTFLARGRDKIVRNIEKRIADYTFIPIEHGEGLQVLHYEVGQKYDSHYDYFMDEFNTKNGGQRLATMLMYLSDVEEGGETVFPSAKGNFSAVPWWNELSDCGKKGLSIKPKRGDALLFWSMKPDTTADTSSLHGGCPVIKGDKWSCTKWMRLNEYKT